Proteins from a genomic interval of Heteronotia binoei isolate CCM8104 ecotype False Entrance Well chromosome 7, APGP_CSIRO_Hbin_v1, whole genome shotgun sequence:
- the SALL3 gene encoding sal-like protein 3 isoform X1 → MSRRKQAKPQHLKSDEELQAEVLSEQAVPGEGADDGDSGNESRSGSEETNVCEKCCAEFFKWTDFLEHKKNCTKNPLVLIVNEDEAAPPSEEFPEPSPASSPSEPADSEAAEESIQTENNESCEVKNTDKEEEPMEIEPSTEKTYPNQGTSSTATPLPQISETSSLTSYNMPNTNVTLETLLSTKVAVAQFSQSARCAATATTASGVTAMAIPMILEQLMALQQQQIHQLQLIEQIRSQVAMMNRQPLRPTLNPAAPSQNAPVQASSQLQGFAANSALQLAAVVPSAIVAQATSNPPTAFESSQHISRPTSGASTPNMSSSGSSAPIESSTPSSNAITASLTPVSVSNSSNTSSHPPDASSPPSVGPGNLLTSASSLPNPLLPQTSSSSVIFPNPLVSIAATANALDPLSALMKHRKGKPPNVSVFEPKTSSEDPFFKHKCRFCAKVFGSDSALQIHLRSHTGERPFKCNICGNRFSTKGNLKVHFQRHKEKYPHIQMNPYPVPEYLDNVPTCSGIPYGMSLPPEKPVTTWLDSKPVLPTVPTSIGLQLPPTIPGVNSYVDSPSITPMSRSPQRPSPASSECTSLSPSLNNSESGIPMSAESPQPIHSGSVMTKTEPVNIPVTNAQPADISLSGQVPVVPTSSVPNAVTESSIPTSIPNPVLPALSDQFKAKFPFGGLLDSMQTSETSKLQQLVENIDKKMTDPNQCVICHRVLSCQSALKMHYRTHTGERPFKCKICGRAFTTKGNLKTHFGVHRAKPPLRVQHSCPICQKKFTNAVVLQQHIRMHMGGQIPNTPLPEGFQDAMDSELSYDEKNVETLSNYDEEIDENSMEEDPELKDNTSDSSKPLIHYTGSCPPSPPSVISSIAALENQMKMIDSVMNCQQLTNLKTIENGSGDSDHLSNDSSSAVGDLESQSAGSPAMSESSSSMQALSPENSNCESFRSKSPGLSNQEEPHEIQLKTEKPDSPPPPTIENGGALDLTATNPGRPVIKEEAPFSLLFLNRERGPSQSTPSLVTSTAPTMIKMEVNGHSKPISMGEVPSLPAGIQVPAAPQTVMSPGITPMLAPPPRRTPKQHNCQSCGKTFSSASALQIHERTHTGEKPFGCTICGRAFTTKGNLKVHMGTHMWNNAPARRGRRLSVENPMALLGGDALKFSEMFQKDLAARAMNVDPSFWNQYAAAITNGLAMKNNEISVIQNGGIPQLPVSLGGSAIPSLSNITSGMDKARTGSSPPIIGLDKASSETGANRPFTRFIEDNKEIGIN, encoded by the exons ATGTCTCGGCGCAAGCAAGCCAAGCCCCAGCATCTCAAATCGGACGAGGAGCTGCAAGCCGAGGTGCTCTCGGAGCAGG CAGTCCCGGGAGAAGGAGCAGATGATGGTGATAGTGGGAACGAAAGCAGGAGCGGAAGTGAGGAAACAAATGTGTGTGAAAAATGCTGTGCAGAATTCTTCAAGTGGACTGATTTTCTGGAACACAAGAAGAATTGTACTAAGAACCCACTGGTCTTGATTGTGAACGAAGATGAAGCAGCCCCACCTTCTGAAGAGTTCCCGGAGCCCTCGCCTGCTAGTTCTCCCAGTGAGCCAGCAGACAGTGAGGCTGCTGAAGAAAGCATTCAGACTGAGAACAATGAGAGCTGTGAGGTAAAGAATACAGACAAGGAAGAAGAACCCATGGAAATAGAACCTTCTACAGAGAAAACTTACCCCAATCAAGGCACCTCTAGCACAGCTACGCCACTACCTCAGATTAGTGAAACATCTTCCTTGACAAGTTATAACATGCCAAACACTAACGTAACCTTAGAGACTTTGTTAAGTACTAAAGTGGCTGTTGCACAATTCTCCCAGAGTGCAAGATGTGCAGCCACTGCAACCACAGCCAGTGGGGTTACGGCAATGGCCATTCCAATGATCCTTGAGCAGCTGATGGCATTGCAACAGCAGCAAATTCACCAGCTGCAGCTAATTGAACAGATCCGGAGTCAGGTGGCAATGATGAATCGGCAGCCGTTACGTCCCACTTTAAATCCAGCTGCTCCTTCTCAGAATGCTCCTGTGCAAGCCTCTAGCCAGCTCCAAGGGTTTGCAGCAAACTCTGCACTTCAGTTGGCAGCAGTAGTTCCTTCTGCCATCGTGGCACAAGCCACTAGCAATCCACCAACTGCCTTTGAGAGCTCTCAGCACATTTCAAGGCCTACATCAGGTGCAAGTACCCCTAACATGTCAAGCAGTGGTTCTTCTGCCCCAATTGAATCAAGTACACCCTCTTCTAATGCAATTACAGCTTCATTAACACCTGTTTCTGTGTCAAATAGTTCCAACACCTCTTCACATCCCCCAGATGCTTCAAGTCCACCTTCCGTAGGACCAGGAAATCTCCTCACCTCAGCTTCCAGCCTGCCAAACCCACTTCTACCTCAGACTTCATCCAGTAGTGTAATTTTCCCCAATCCATTGGTTAGCATTGCTGCAACTGCTAATGCATTGGATCCTCTGTCTGCTCTCATGAAACATCGCAAAGGAAAACCACCAAATGTATCTGTGTTTGAGCCCAAGACAAGTTCTGAGGATCCATTTTTTAAACACAAGTGTAGATTTTGTGCCAAGGTATTTGGAAGTGATAGTGCTCTGCAGATACACTTGCGTTCACACACAGGTGAAAGACCCTTTAAGTGTAACATATGTGGCAATCGGTTTTCCACTAAAGGCAACCTGAAAGTTCATTTTCAGAGACACAAAGAGAAGTACCCACACATTCAGATGAATCCATACCCAGTTCCAGAATACCTCGATAATGTTCCCACTTGCTCTGGGATTCCTTACGGCATGTCATTGCCACCCGAAAAACCTGTTACTACATGGTTGGACAGCAAGCCAGTGTTACCAACAGTACCAACTTCAATTGGGCTGCAGCTTCCCCCAACAATACCTGGTGTGAACAGTTATGTAGATTCCCCAAGCATTACACCTATGAGCAGGTCACCACAGAGACCATCCCCTGCATCAAGTGAATGCACTTCTTTATCTCCAAGCCTAAACAATTCTGAATCAGGCATTCCTATGTCTGCAGAATCCCCACAACCAATTCATAGTGGCTCAGTTATGACAAAAACTGAACCAGTCAATATCCCTGTGACAAATGCACAGCCCGCAGATATTTCCCTCAGTGGGCAGGTTCCTGTAGTACCCACATCTTCAGTTCCTAATGCTGTTACAGAGAGTAGCATTCCCACAAGCATCCCAAACCCTGTGCTTCCAGCATTGTCTGACCAATTCAAGGCTAAGTTTCCATTTGGTGGTCTACTAGACTCTATGCAAACATCAGAAACCTCAAAACTGCAGCAGCTTGTAGAGAACATCGATAAGAAGATGACAGATCCAAATCAATGTGTCATTTGTCACCGTGTGCTTAGTTGTCAGAGCGCTCTCAAGATGCATTACAGAACCCATACAGGAGAaagaccatttaaatgcaaaaTTTGTGGACGTGCATTTACTACAAAAGGCAATCTAAAAACACATTTTGGAGTTCATCGAGCGAAGCCACCACTTAGAGTACAGCACTCGTGTCCCATTTGTCAGAAGAAATTTACAAATGCTGTTGTTCTTCAACAGCATATTCGTATGCACATGGGCGGGCAGATTCCAAACACACCGTTACCAGAGGGCTTCCAAGATGCCATGGACTCAGAGCTTTCCTATGATGAAAAGAATGTGGAAACACTGAGCAACTATGATGAGGAGATTGATGAAAACTCCATGGAAGAGGACCCAGAGTTAAAAGACAATACAAGTGACTCCTCCAAACCACTTATACATTACACTGGGTCATGTCCACCATCACCTCCCTCTGTAATCTCTAGCATTGCTGCTCTGGAGAATCAAATGAAAATGATTGATTCTGTCATGAACTGTCAACAGCTAACCAATCTAAAAACTATAGAAAATGGGTCAGGGGATAGTGACCATTTGAGCAATGATTCCTCATCAGCCGTTGGAGATCTGGAGAGCCAGAGTGCGGGGAGTCCTGCAATGTCTGAATCTTCTTCATCCATGCAAGCTTTGTCTCCTGAAAACAGCAACTGTGAAAGTTTTAGATCAAAATCCCCAGGCCTTAGTAACCAGGAAGAACCACATGAAATACAATTAAAGACAGAAAAACCTGACAGCCCTCCACCACCTACTATAGAAAATGGAGGTGCCCTGGATCTGACAGCCACCAATCCAGGAAGGCCAGTCATCAAAGAAGAAGCTCCTTTTAGCCTGCTGTTCCTGAACAGAGAACGTG GTCCCAGCCAAAGTACTCCTAGCCTGGTCACCAGCACTGCGCCCACAATGATCAAAATGGAAGTGAATGGTCACAGCAAGCCGATCTCAATGGGTGAGGTTCCATCGCTTCCAGCTGGAATCCAGGTTCCTGCTGCACCACAGACAGTGATGAGCCCAGGCATCACTCCTATGCTGGCACCCCCACCTCGTCGAACTCCCAAACAACATAATTGTCAGTCGTGTGGGAAGACCTTCTCCTCAGCAAGTGCACTACAGATACACGAACGCACCCATACTGGTGAAAAGCCATTTGGTTGCACAATCTGTGGTAGAGCTTTTACCACAAAAGGGAATCTTAAG GTTCACATGGGAACTCATATGTGGAATAATGCCCCAGCACGCCGTGGCCGTCGACTGTCTGTGGAAAACCCCATGGCTTTGTTAGGTGGCGATGCTCTGAAGTTTTCAGAAATGTTCCAAAAGGATTTGGCAGCTCGGGCAATGAATGTTGACCCAAGTTTTTGGAACCAATATGCTGCAGCTATTACTAATGGACTTGCAATGAAGAACAATGAAATTTCTGTCATACAGAATGGAGGCATTCCCCAGCTCCCAGTAAGTTTAGGCGGAAGTGCAATTCCGTCTTTAAGTAATATTACCAGTGGAATGGACAAAGCTCGTACTGGCAGTAGCCCTCCCATCATTGGTTTGGACAAAGCGAGTTCTGAAACTGGAGCCAATCGCCCATTCACAAGGTTTATAGAGGATAATAAAGAGATTGGCATAAATTAA
- the SALL3 gene encoding sal-like protein 3 isoform X2: MSRRKQAKPQHLKSDEELQAEVLSEQVPGEGADDGDSGNESRSGSEETNVCEKCCAEFFKWTDFLEHKKNCTKNPLVLIVNEDEAAPPSEEFPEPSPASSPSEPADSEAAEESIQTENNESCEVKNTDKEEEPMEIEPSTEKTYPNQGTSSTATPLPQISETSSLTSYNMPNTNVTLETLLSTKVAVAQFSQSARCAATATTASGVTAMAIPMILEQLMALQQQQIHQLQLIEQIRSQVAMMNRQPLRPTLNPAAPSQNAPVQASSQLQGFAANSALQLAAVVPSAIVAQATSNPPTAFESSQHISRPTSGASTPNMSSSGSSAPIESSTPSSNAITASLTPVSVSNSSNTSSHPPDASSPPSVGPGNLLTSASSLPNPLLPQTSSSSVIFPNPLVSIAATANALDPLSALMKHRKGKPPNVSVFEPKTSSEDPFFKHKCRFCAKVFGSDSALQIHLRSHTGERPFKCNICGNRFSTKGNLKVHFQRHKEKYPHIQMNPYPVPEYLDNVPTCSGIPYGMSLPPEKPVTTWLDSKPVLPTVPTSIGLQLPPTIPGVNSYVDSPSITPMSRSPQRPSPASSECTSLSPSLNNSESGIPMSAESPQPIHSGSVMTKTEPVNIPVTNAQPADISLSGQVPVVPTSSVPNAVTESSIPTSIPNPVLPALSDQFKAKFPFGGLLDSMQTSETSKLQQLVENIDKKMTDPNQCVICHRVLSCQSALKMHYRTHTGERPFKCKICGRAFTTKGNLKTHFGVHRAKPPLRVQHSCPICQKKFTNAVVLQQHIRMHMGGQIPNTPLPEGFQDAMDSELSYDEKNVETLSNYDEEIDENSMEEDPELKDNTSDSSKPLIHYTGSCPPSPPSVISSIAALENQMKMIDSVMNCQQLTNLKTIENGSGDSDHLSNDSSSAVGDLESQSAGSPAMSESSSSMQALSPENSNCESFRSKSPGLSNQEEPHEIQLKTEKPDSPPPPTIENGGALDLTATNPGRPVIKEEAPFSLLFLNRERGPSQSTPSLVTSTAPTMIKMEVNGHSKPISMGEVPSLPAGIQVPAAPQTVMSPGITPMLAPPPRRTPKQHNCQSCGKTFSSASALQIHERTHTGEKPFGCTICGRAFTTKGNLKVHMGTHMWNNAPARRGRRLSVENPMALLGGDALKFSEMFQKDLAARAMNVDPSFWNQYAAAITNGLAMKNNEISVIQNGGIPQLPVSLGGSAIPSLSNITSGMDKARTGSSPPIIGLDKASSETGANRPFTRFIEDNKEIGIN; encoded by the exons ATGTCTCGGCGCAAGCAAGCCAAGCCCCAGCATCTCAAATCGGACGAGGAGCTGCAAGCCGAGGTGCTCTCGGAGCAGG TCCCGGGAGAAGGAGCAGATGATGGTGATAGTGGGAACGAAAGCAGGAGCGGAAGTGAGGAAACAAATGTGTGTGAAAAATGCTGTGCAGAATTCTTCAAGTGGACTGATTTTCTGGAACACAAGAAGAATTGTACTAAGAACCCACTGGTCTTGATTGTGAACGAAGATGAAGCAGCCCCACCTTCTGAAGAGTTCCCGGAGCCCTCGCCTGCTAGTTCTCCCAGTGAGCCAGCAGACAGTGAGGCTGCTGAAGAAAGCATTCAGACTGAGAACAATGAGAGCTGTGAGGTAAAGAATACAGACAAGGAAGAAGAACCCATGGAAATAGAACCTTCTACAGAGAAAACTTACCCCAATCAAGGCACCTCTAGCACAGCTACGCCACTACCTCAGATTAGTGAAACATCTTCCTTGACAAGTTATAACATGCCAAACACTAACGTAACCTTAGAGACTTTGTTAAGTACTAAAGTGGCTGTTGCACAATTCTCCCAGAGTGCAAGATGTGCAGCCACTGCAACCACAGCCAGTGGGGTTACGGCAATGGCCATTCCAATGATCCTTGAGCAGCTGATGGCATTGCAACAGCAGCAAATTCACCAGCTGCAGCTAATTGAACAGATCCGGAGTCAGGTGGCAATGATGAATCGGCAGCCGTTACGTCCCACTTTAAATCCAGCTGCTCCTTCTCAGAATGCTCCTGTGCAAGCCTCTAGCCAGCTCCAAGGGTTTGCAGCAAACTCTGCACTTCAGTTGGCAGCAGTAGTTCCTTCTGCCATCGTGGCACAAGCCACTAGCAATCCACCAACTGCCTTTGAGAGCTCTCAGCACATTTCAAGGCCTACATCAGGTGCAAGTACCCCTAACATGTCAAGCAGTGGTTCTTCTGCCCCAATTGAATCAAGTACACCCTCTTCTAATGCAATTACAGCTTCATTAACACCTGTTTCTGTGTCAAATAGTTCCAACACCTCTTCACATCCCCCAGATGCTTCAAGTCCACCTTCCGTAGGACCAGGAAATCTCCTCACCTCAGCTTCCAGCCTGCCAAACCCACTTCTACCTCAGACTTCATCCAGTAGTGTAATTTTCCCCAATCCATTGGTTAGCATTGCTGCAACTGCTAATGCATTGGATCCTCTGTCTGCTCTCATGAAACATCGCAAAGGAAAACCACCAAATGTATCTGTGTTTGAGCCCAAGACAAGTTCTGAGGATCCATTTTTTAAACACAAGTGTAGATTTTGTGCCAAGGTATTTGGAAGTGATAGTGCTCTGCAGATACACTTGCGTTCACACACAGGTGAAAGACCCTTTAAGTGTAACATATGTGGCAATCGGTTTTCCACTAAAGGCAACCTGAAAGTTCATTTTCAGAGACACAAAGAGAAGTACCCACACATTCAGATGAATCCATACCCAGTTCCAGAATACCTCGATAATGTTCCCACTTGCTCTGGGATTCCTTACGGCATGTCATTGCCACCCGAAAAACCTGTTACTACATGGTTGGACAGCAAGCCAGTGTTACCAACAGTACCAACTTCAATTGGGCTGCAGCTTCCCCCAACAATACCTGGTGTGAACAGTTATGTAGATTCCCCAAGCATTACACCTATGAGCAGGTCACCACAGAGACCATCCCCTGCATCAAGTGAATGCACTTCTTTATCTCCAAGCCTAAACAATTCTGAATCAGGCATTCCTATGTCTGCAGAATCCCCACAACCAATTCATAGTGGCTCAGTTATGACAAAAACTGAACCAGTCAATATCCCTGTGACAAATGCACAGCCCGCAGATATTTCCCTCAGTGGGCAGGTTCCTGTAGTACCCACATCTTCAGTTCCTAATGCTGTTACAGAGAGTAGCATTCCCACAAGCATCCCAAACCCTGTGCTTCCAGCATTGTCTGACCAATTCAAGGCTAAGTTTCCATTTGGTGGTCTACTAGACTCTATGCAAACATCAGAAACCTCAAAACTGCAGCAGCTTGTAGAGAACATCGATAAGAAGATGACAGATCCAAATCAATGTGTCATTTGTCACCGTGTGCTTAGTTGTCAGAGCGCTCTCAAGATGCATTACAGAACCCATACAGGAGAaagaccatttaaatgcaaaaTTTGTGGACGTGCATTTACTACAAAAGGCAATCTAAAAACACATTTTGGAGTTCATCGAGCGAAGCCACCACTTAGAGTACAGCACTCGTGTCCCATTTGTCAGAAGAAATTTACAAATGCTGTTGTTCTTCAACAGCATATTCGTATGCACATGGGCGGGCAGATTCCAAACACACCGTTACCAGAGGGCTTCCAAGATGCCATGGACTCAGAGCTTTCCTATGATGAAAAGAATGTGGAAACACTGAGCAACTATGATGAGGAGATTGATGAAAACTCCATGGAAGAGGACCCAGAGTTAAAAGACAATACAAGTGACTCCTCCAAACCACTTATACATTACACTGGGTCATGTCCACCATCACCTCCCTCTGTAATCTCTAGCATTGCTGCTCTGGAGAATCAAATGAAAATGATTGATTCTGTCATGAACTGTCAACAGCTAACCAATCTAAAAACTATAGAAAATGGGTCAGGGGATAGTGACCATTTGAGCAATGATTCCTCATCAGCCGTTGGAGATCTGGAGAGCCAGAGTGCGGGGAGTCCTGCAATGTCTGAATCTTCTTCATCCATGCAAGCTTTGTCTCCTGAAAACAGCAACTGTGAAAGTTTTAGATCAAAATCCCCAGGCCTTAGTAACCAGGAAGAACCACATGAAATACAATTAAAGACAGAAAAACCTGACAGCCCTCCACCACCTACTATAGAAAATGGAGGTGCCCTGGATCTGACAGCCACCAATCCAGGAAGGCCAGTCATCAAAGAAGAAGCTCCTTTTAGCCTGCTGTTCCTGAACAGAGAACGTG GTCCCAGCCAAAGTACTCCTAGCCTGGTCACCAGCACTGCGCCCACAATGATCAAAATGGAAGTGAATGGTCACAGCAAGCCGATCTCAATGGGTGAGGTTCCATCGCTTCCAGCTGGAATCCAGGTTCCTGCTGCACCACAGACAGTGATGAGCCCAGGCATCACTCCTATGCTGGCACCCCCACCTCGTCGAACTCCCAAACAACATAATTGTCAGTCGTGTGGGAAGACCTTCTCCTCAGCAAGTGCACTACAGATACACGAACGCACCCATACTGGTGAAAAGCCATTTGGTTGCACAATCTGTGGTAGAGCTTTTACCACAAAAGGGAATCTTAAG GTTCACATGGGAACTCATATGTGGAATAATGCCCCAGCACGCCGTGGCCGTCGACTGTCTGTGGAAAACCCCATGGCTTTGTTAGGTGGCGATGCTCTGAAGTTTTCAGAAATGTTCCAAAAGGATTTGGCAGCTCGGGCAATGAATGTTGACCCAAGTTTTTGGAACCAATATGCTGCAGCTATTACTAATGGACTTGCAATGAAGAACAATGAAATTTCTGTCATACAGAATGGAGGCATTCCCCAGCTCCCAGTAAGTTTAGGCGGAAGTGCAATTCCGTCTTTAAGTAATATTACCAGTGGAATGGACAAAGCTCGTACTGGCAGTAGCCCTCCCATCATTGGTTTGGACAAAGCGAGTTCTGAAACTGGAGCCAATCGCCCATTCACAAGGTTTATAGAGGATAATAAAGAGATTGGCATAAATTAA